GGTCGTGCCTGTCTTGCCAATTTTCAGCGTGATGCCCGCCCCTGAATAGCGTGCGCCCGAAGCCGTCAGCCGCTTGGCAAGCGTGATGGGCTCCCCGTCGATCTGGAGAAAGGCACGCTTGTCGTAGTCATAAAACCCCACGATGAACTGCGTACCATCGGCACAACGATAGGTCTGGAACGTCTGCGCACTCGCCGGCTGCGCCTGGAAGGTTCCGCCTGCCAGCAGTACGAAAGCCAAAATAATGGCCTTGTGCCGGTCCATGATCGCCCCCTGTAATAGACTTCAAGAAAAAACCCGAAGGACGCCGGCTGCAGGCGTCCGCCGGCAGCATAGCTCAAGCTGATCCCATGTCAGACTCCCCCACCCGCCACCTCAACCTGCAAGGCGCCAGCAATTTCCGCGATCTCGGCGGCTATCCGACAGCCGACGGCCGCATCACGCGCTGGCGCCATATCTTCCGCTCCAACCATCTCGGCCTCCTCACTGCGGCCGATATTGAGATCGTCCGCGCGCTCGGCGTGAGGAGCGCATTCGATTTTCGCGGGGTGGAGGAGCGCGCGGCCGGCATCTGCGTGGTCAACGAGATCACAGTGCATTCGCTGCCGATCGAACCGACCGTCGTGGCCGCGTTGCGCGCCGAGCTTGCGAGGGGCACGCTGACCG
The DNA window shown above is from Bradyrhizobium sp. CB1650 and carries:
- a CDS encoding MliC family protein codes for the protein MDRHKAIILAFVLLAGGTFQAQPASAQTFQTYRCADGTQFIVGFYDYDKRAFLQIDGEPITLAKRLTASGARYSGAGITLKIGKTGTTTVKHLKRPVTACEVI